One region of Streptococcus salivarius genomic DNA includes:
- the thrB gene encoding homoserine kinase: protein MKITVPATSANIGPGFDSVGVAVSKYLTIEVLEPADAWHIEHDLGDIPSDENNLLISTALQVKSDLQPHKLVMTSDIPLARGLGSSSSVIVAGIELANQLADLKLSDDDKLDIATKIEGHPDNVAPAIFGNLVVASYVDEHVNSIVTEFPECAFVAFIPSYELKTSDSRGVLPSDLSYKEAVAASSIANVAIAALFAGDLVKAGRAIQGDMFHERYRQKLVKEFATIKELSGQYGAYATYLSGAGPTVMTLTPNDQAEALKTAIDGLGLDGETFILSVDKAGVVVD, encoded by the coding sequence ATGAAAATTACTGTCCCAGCAACATCTGCCAATATTGGTCCAGGTTTTGACTCTGTGGGTGTTGCCGTTTCTAAATATTTGACAATCGAGGTGCTTGAACCAGCGGATGCATGGCATATCGAACATGATTTAGGCGATATTCCCTCAGATGAAAATAACCTCCTCATTTCAACAGCCTTGCAAGTGAAGTCTGATTTGCAGCCTCATAAATTGGTGATGACATCAGATATTCCCTTGGCGCGTGGTCTCGGTTCTTCAAGTTCTGTTATTGTCGCAGGAATCGAGTTGGCCAATCAATTGGCAGACTTGAAGCTCTCAGACGATGATAAACTTGATATTGCGACCAAGATTGAAGGTCACCCAGACAATGTTGCTCCAGCTATTTTTGGAAATCTTGTTGTGGCATCTTATGTGGACGAACATGTTAATAGCATCGTTACAGAGTTTCCAGAATGTGCCTTTGTAGCTTTCATTCCGAGCTATGAACTTAAGACGTCTGATTCACGTGGGGTGCTTCCAAGTGACTTGTCTTACAAAGAAGCTGTAGCTGCATCATCTATTGCCAACGTTGCCATTGCTGCCCTCTTTGCAGGTGATTTAGTTAAGGCGGGACGTGCTATCCAAGGAGATATGTTCCACGAACGCTACCGTCAAAAACTGGTTAAAGAATTTGCGACTATTAAGGAATTATCAGGCCAATACGGTGCTTATGCGACCTATCTCTCAGGTGCTGGTCCAACAGTTATGACCTTGACACCAAATGATCAGGCTGAGGCTCTTAAAACGGCTATTGATGGTCTTGGTTTAGATGGTGAAACCTTCATCCTATCTGTGGATAAAGCAGGTGTTGTCGTTGACTAG
- a CDS encoding homoserine dehydrogenase → MSIKIGLLGFGTVASGIPFLLKENGEKVLAASRDQLEIAKVLVKDDEEKNRLIAAGNDYNFVTNVDEILNDDEIQIVVELMGRIEPARTFITKALEAGKNVVSANKDLIATHGKELISLAQDKGVAFYYEAAVAGGIPILRTLANSLTSDKVTRILGVLNGTSNFMMTKMVDEGWSYEDALKTAQELGYAESDPTNDVEGIDAAYKAVILSQFGFGATIDFDDVTHKGITNISTDDVAVAQELGYVIKLVGDVREVESGISAEVSPTFLPKNHPLASVNDVMNAVFVESIGIGESMYYGPGAGQKPTATSVLADIIRIARRLSDGNVGKPFNEFRRDLPLANPADVKSNYYFALDTPDEKGKILHLSEIFNSEDISFEQVLQQKANGTTARIVVITHAMSKTQLKAVTEKLEAAEDFTVVNTLKVLSN, encoded by the coding sequence ATGTCTATTAAAATTGGATTGCTTGGCTTTGGTACAGTAGCTAGCGGTATTCCCTTCCTCTTGAAGGAAAATGGTGAAAAGGTTCTTGCAGCCTCACGTGACCAACTCGAAATTGCAAAAGTTTTGGTTAAAGATGACGAGGAAAAAAATCGTCTTATCGCTGCAGGCAACGACTACAATTTTGTCACAAATGTTGACGAAATCCTTAACGATGATGAGATTCAAATCGTTGTTGAATTGATGGGTCGTATCGAGCCAGCTCGTACCTTTATCACAAAAGCACTTGAAGCAGGTAAAAACGTTGTTTCTGCCAACAAAGACTTGATTGCTACTCACGGTAAAGAGTTGATTTCTCTTGCCCAAGATAAGGGTGTAGCTTTCTACTATGAAGCTGCCGTTGCCGGTGGTATTCCAATTTTGCGTACTTTGGCTAATTCTTTGACATCTGACAAGGTGACACGTATCCTTGGTGTGCTCAACGGAACATCTAACTTTATGATGACTAAGATGGTTGACGAAGGTTGGTCATATGAGGATGCTCTTAAGACTGCCCAAGAACTTGGTTATGCTGAAAGTGATCCAACCAACGACGTTGAAGGTATTGATGCTGCTTATAAAGCTGTTATCCTTAGCCAATTTGGTTTTGGTGCCACAATTGATTTCGACGATGTGACTCACAAGGGGATTACAAACATCTCTACTGATGATGTAGCTGTCGCTCAAGAATTGGGCTATGTCATCAAATTGGTTGGTGATGTGCGTGAAGTAGAATCAGGTATCTCTGCAGAAGTATCACCAACATTCTTGCCAAAAAATCACCCACTTGCTAGTGTCAACGATGTTATGAATGCAGTCTTTGTTGAATCTATCGGTATTGGTGAATCAATGTACTACGGTCCAGGTGCTGGTCAAAAACCAACAGCAACATCTGTTTTGGCAGACATTATCCGTATTGCTCGTCGTCTTTCAGATGGCAATGTTGGTAAACCATTCAACGAGTTCCGTCGCGACTTGCCATTGGCTAATCCAGCGGACGTTAAGAGCAACTACTACTTTGCCCTTGATACGCCAGACGAAAAAGGAAAAATCCTTCACTTGTCTGAAATCTTCAACTCAGAAGATATTTCATTTGAACAAGTCTTGCAACAAAAAGCAAATGGCACAACAGCTCGTATCGTTGTGATTACACATGCTATGTCTAAAACACAACTCAAAGCTGTTACTGAAAAACTTGAAGCAGCAGAAGACTTCACTGTTGTCAACACATTGAAAGTTTTGTCTAACTAA
- the rarD gene encoding EamA family transporter RarD, giving the protein MTRKNQGLLFGLATYIQWGFLSLFWKLLAGVLAYNTFSWRIVFTVVTMLVYALVAKQITRFKGELVELWQDKKVLLRMLLASFLIAANWLIYIYAVGHGQATQASLGYYIMPIVSILFALIFLRESLSRTMWVAVVLAFIGVLVLVANTGKLPMVSLGLALSFGFYGLIKKGVKLSSDVAMLVESGFLLPFVAIYLIFFSPESFSSYSSMEMFLLAISGMVTAVPLLCFSEAVKRAPLNLIGFIQYLNPTIQLLVAILIFGEAVSFGELKGFIFIWIAILVFVTGQIVTFRRSS; this is encoded by the coding sequence TTGACTAGAAAAAATCAAGGGCTACTCTTTGGTCTAGCAACCTATATTCAATGGGGATTTTTATCCCTTTTTTGGAAGCTTCTAGCAGGTGTTTTGGCTTATAACACCTTTTCATGGCGGATTGTTTTTACTGTAGTGACTATGTTAGTCTATGCCCTAGTTGCTAAGCAAATTACACGTTTCAAAGGTGAGTTAGTCGAACTTTGGCAGGATAAGAAAGTCTTACTTCGCATGCTACTTGCCAGCTTTCTCATAGCGGCTAACTGGTTGATTTATATCTATGCTGTGGGTCATGGGCAAGCGACGCAGGCTAGCCTAGGCTATTACATTATGCCTATTGTTTCTATCTTGTTTGCTCTTATTTTTCTTCGTGAATCTCTGAGCAGAACCATGTGGGTAGCAGTAGTCTTAGCTTTTATAGGGGTCTTAGTCCTTGTTGCCAACACAGGAAAACTTCCCATGGTTTCTTTGGGATTGGCCCTGAGCTTTGGTTTCTACGGTCTCATCAAAAAAGGGGTTAAGCTCTCCAGTGACGTAGCTATGCTAGTAGAAAGTGGATTCCTACTACCTTTTGTAGCTATCTATCTCATTTTCTTTTCTCCAGAATCATTTTCGTCCTATTCGAGCATGGAAATGTTTCTCCTAGCCATTTCAGGTATGGTGACTGCCGTTCCTTTGCTTTGCTTCTCGGAAGCAGTCAAAAGGGCACCGCTTAACCTTATCGGTTTCATCCAGTATCTTAATCCTACCATTCAACTTCTCGTAGCCATTCTCATTTTTGGTGAGGCGGTCAGCTTTGGAGAATTGAAAGGCTTCATCTTTATCTGGATAGCCATCCTAGTCTTTGTAACTGGCCAAATAGTAACATTTCGTAGAAGTTCCTGA